One genomic region from Lineus longissimus chromosome 6, tnLinLong1.2, whole genome shotgun sequence encodes:
- the LOC135489511 gene encoding leucine-rich repeat-containing protein 27-like isoform X2, translating to MSPSDVDEMGCSTRELKMTLNGDAKITDNGIGAGAGVGIGGGIGGGRCSESSNVLDSLVLMLIERCKALGSKTIDLSQRNLMRIPDELLELGELEYLYLEGNNLTCLPEDFFDRLPNLKWLDLRRNYIVGLPSTYIGRHCCLKTLLLEGNELKSLPLELGLVETLTGLNIASNPLEFPSSEIIERGVDHILRYLREMLLTKSEGRTPLSEDCTEEESVQSKSSVDSSPPVPEMNRIAELSIQDGDTSSDESVEDYRLNRNVQDYGYERQEFRSNQLNDRASARSDQALDSVGSLPGHSAALHKPVSYYQIRQQHMEKVTKAGGSGKLNKSKSHSGGSRRSSIKSKKSAQSLSRYPTLPPMEVIEHKAQEEKRLKKIQSLKEKQDAVLQKRKDTEMLKNFQTETRQMQRKKYTQRLRRGEDYEEPATTAPFGIESGDLKMKNNEERIKEDVKSAHEKMRRVMSPASRLRLEEARSQRDRELERKIKTHAQDMTERRKHPKGNPKEEMAAAKREMEIVKILQTELLRRCGDMRQNPTKI from the exons ATGTCGCCATCAGATGTTGACGAAATGGGTTGCTCTACACGAGAGTTAAAAATGACGTTGAATGGTGACGCCAAAATCACTGACAATGGCATTGGCGCTGGCGCTGGCGTTGGCATTGGCGGTGGCATTGGCGGTGGCAGGTGTTCAGAATCCTCAAATGTTTTGGATAGTTTAGTATTGATGTTGATTGAACGATGCAAAGCCCTTGGGAGTAAAACAATTGATTTGAGTCAAAGAAATTTGATGAGAATTCCAGATGAACTCTTGGAACTGGGGGAGCTTGAG TATCTCTATCTGGAAGGAAATAATTTGACGTGTCTCCCAGAGGACTTTTTCGATCGTCTTCCAAATTTGAAATGGCTCGATTTGAGACGAAATTACATTGTAGGTCTTCCCAGTACATACATTGGTCGACATTGTTGCTTGAAAACGCTTCTCTTGGAAGGAAATGAGCTGAAGTCACTGCCTTTAGAACTTG GTCTTGTTGAGACTCTGACTGGTCTGAATATTGCGAGTAACCCGCTTGAGTTCCCATCATCAGAAATCATTGAACGAGGTGTCGATCACATTCTGAGATATCTTCGAGAAATGCTGCTCACGAAATCCGAGGGAAGAACTCCCTTATCAG AAGATTGTACTGAAGAAGAATCAGTTCAATCAAAATCGTCTGTTGACTCAAGCCCCCCTG TTCCAGAAATGAACAGAATTGCTGAGCTGTCAATCCAAGATGGAGACACTTCATCCGACGAAAGCGTGGAAGACTACCGGTTGAACCGCAATGTGCAAGACTATGGCTACGAACGACAAGAGTTCCGGAGTAACCAGTTGAACGATCGCGCTTCAGCTCGGAGCGACCAGGCACTGGATTCTGTGGGATCGCTCCCAGGACATTCTGCTGCCTTACATAAGCCTGTGAGCTATTATCAGATTCGACAACAGCATATGGAAAAAGTGACGAAGGCCGGTGGATCGGGAAAGTTGAACAAATCCAAGTCTCATAG TGGGGGTTCGAGACGATCCTCCATCAAGTCCAAGAAGTCGGCCCAGTCCTTGAGTCGGTATCCTACTCTTCCCCCAATGGAGGTTATCGAACACAAAGCTCAGGAGGAGAAGAGGTTGAAGAAGATACAGAGTCTCAAAGAAAAACAGGATGCCGTACTACAGAAGCGAAA AGATACTGAAATGCTGAAGAACTTTCAGACAGAGACGCGACAGATGCAACGAAAGAAATACACGCAGCGATTGCGGAGAGGAGAAGACTATGAAGAACCAGCCACCACTGCCCCATTTGGAATCGAATCGGGAGATTTGAAAATGAAGAACAACGAGGAACGCATTAAAGAAGACGTCAAGTCTGCCCATGAGAAAATGCGACGGGTGATGTCACCGGCGAGTAGATTGAGGCTGGAGGAAGCACG TTCTCAACGAGATCGAGAACTGGAGCGTAAGATCAAGACACACGCACAGGATATGACCGAGAGGAGGAAGCATCCCAAGGGTAATCCCAAAGAAGAGATGGCTGCAGCTAAAAGAGAGATGGAGATC GTAAAAATCCTGCAGACTGAACTCTTACGACGCTGCGGCGATATGCGACAAAATCCTACCAAAATCTGA
- the LOC135489511 gene encoding leucine-rich repeat-containing protein 27-like isoform X1, whose translation MSPSDVDEMGCSTRELKMTLNGDAKITDNGIGAGAGVGIGGGIGGGRCSESSNVLDSLVLMLIERCKALGSKTIDLSQRNLMRIPDELLELGELEYLYLEGNNLTCLPEDFFDRLPNLKWLDLRRNYIVGLPSTYIGRHCCLKTLLLEGNELKSLPLELGLVETLTGLNIASNPLEFPSSEIIERGVDHILRYLREMLLTKSEGRTPLSEDCTEEESVQSKSSVDSSPPVPEMNRIAELSIQDGDTSSDESVEDYRLNRNVQDYGYERQEFRSNQLNDRASARSDQALDSVGSLPGHSAALHKPVSYYQIRQQHMEKVTKAGGSGKLNKSKSHSGGSRRSSIKSKKSAQSLSRYPTLPPMEVIEHKAQEEKRLKKIQSLKEKQDAVLQKRKDTEMLKNFQTETRQMQRKKYTQRLRRGEDYEEPATTAPFGIESGDLKMKNNEERIKEDVKSAHEKMRRVMSPASRLRLEEARSQRDRELERKIKTHAQDMTERRKHPKGNPKEEMAAAKREMEIAEVLHRELKQRRRQLEYRFQAFTGDT comes from the exons ATGTCGCCATCAGATGTTGACGAAATGGGTTGCTCTACACGAGAGTTAAAAATGACGTTGAATGGTGACGCCAAAATCACTGACAATGGCATTGGCGCTGGCGCTGGCGTTGGCATTGGCGGTGGCATTGGCGGTGGCAGGTGTTCAGAATCCTCAAATGTTTTGGATAGTTTAGTATTGATGTTGATTGAACGATGCAAAGCCCTTGGGAGTAAAACAATTGATTTGAGTCAAAGAAATTTGATGAGAATTCCAGATGAACTCTTGGAACTGGGGGAGCTTGAG TATCTCTATCTGGAAGGAAATAATTTGACGTGTCTCCCAGAGGACTTTTTCGATCGTCTTCCAAATTTGAAATGGCTCGATTTGAGACGAAATTACATTGTAGGTCTTCCCAGTACATACATTGGTCGACATTGTTGCTTGAAAACGCTTCTCTTGGAAGGAAATGAGCTGAAGTCACTGCCTTTAGAACTTG GTCTTGTTGAGACTCTGACTGGTCTGAATATTGCGAGTAACCCGCTTGAGTTCCCATCATCAGAAATCATTGAACGAGGTGTCGATCACATTCTGAGATATCTTCGAGAAATGCTGCTCACGAAATCCGAGGGAAGAACTCCCTTATCAG AAGATTGTACTGAAGAAGAATCAGTTCAATCAAAATCGTCTGTTGACTCAAGCCCCCCTG TTCCAGAAATGAACAGAATTGCTGAGCTGTCAATCCAAGATGGAGACACTTCATCCGACGAAAGCGTGGAAGACTACCGGTTGAACCGCAATGTGCAAGACTATGGCTACGAACGACAAGAGTTCCGGAGTAACCAGTTGAACGATCGCGCTTCAGCTCGGAGCGACCAGGCACTGGATTCTGTGGGATCGCTCCCAGGACATTCTGCTGCCTTACATAAGCCTGTGAGCTATTATCAGATTCGACAACAGCATATGGAAAAAGTGACGAAGGCCGGTGGATCGGGAAAGTTGAACAAATCCAAGTCTCATAG TGGGGGTTCGAGACGATCCTCCATCAAGTCCAAGAAGTCGGCCCAGTCCTTGAGTCGGTATCCTACTCTTCCCCCAATGGAGGTTATCGAACACAAAGCTCAGGAGGAGAAGAGGTTGAAGAAGATACAGAGTCTCAAAGAAAAACAGGATGCCGTACTACAGAAGCGAAA AGATACTGAAATGCTGAAGAACTTTCAGACAGAGACGCGACAGATGCAACGAAAGAAATACACGCAGCGATTGCGGAGAGGAGAAGACTATGAAGAACCAGCCACCACTGCCCCATTTGGAATCGAATCGGGAGATTTGAAAATGAAGAACAACGAGGAACGCATTAAAGAAGACGTCAAGTCTGCCCATGAGAAAATGCGACGGGTGATGTCACCGGCGAGTAGATTGAGGCTGGAGGAAGCACG TTCTCAACGAGATCGAGAACTGGAGCGTAAGATCAAGACACACGCACAGGATATGACCGAGAGGAGGAAGCATCCCAAGGGTAATCCCAAAGAAGAGATGGCTGCAGCTAAAAGAGAGATGGAGATC
- the LOC135489511 gene encoding leucine-rich repeat-containing protein 27-like isoform X3, translating into MSPSDVDEMGCSTRELKMTLNGDAKITDNGIGAGAGVGIGGGIGGGRCSESSNVLDSLVLMLIERCKALGSKTIDLSQRNLMRIPDELLELGELEYLYLEGNNLTCLPEDFFDRLPNLKWLDLRRNYIVGLPSTYIGRHCCLKTLLLEGNELKSLPLELGLVETLTGLNIASNPLEFPSSEIIERGVDHILRYLREMLLTKSEGRTPLSVPEMNRIAELSIQDGDTSSDESVEDYRLNRNVQDYGYERQEFRSNQLNDRASARSDQALDSVGSLPGHSAALHKPVSYYQIRQQHMEKVTKAGGSGKLNKSKSHSGGSRRSSIKSKKSAQSLSRYPTLPPMEVIEHKAQEEKRLKKIQSLKEKQDAVLQKRKDTEMLKNFQTETRQMQRKKYTQRLRRGEDYEEPATTAPFGIESGDLKMKNNEERIKEDVKSAHEKMRRVMSPASRLRLEEARSQRDRELERKIKTHAQDMTERRKHPKGNPKEEMAAAKREMEIAEVLHRELKQRRRQLEYRFQAFTGDT; encoded by the exons ATGTCGCCATCAGATGTTGACGAAATGGGTTGCTCTACACGAGAGTTAAAAATGACGTTGAATGGTGACGCCAAAATCACTGACAATGGCATTGGCGCTGGCGCTGGCGTTGGCATTGGCGGTGGCATTGGCGGTGGCAGGTGTTCAGAATCCTCAAATGTTTTGGATAGTTTAGTATTGATGTTGATTGAACGATGCAAAGCCCTTGGGAGTAAAACAATTGATTTGAGTCAAAGAAATTTGATGAGAATTCCAGATGAACTCTTGGAACTGGGGGAGCTTGAG TATCTCTATCTGGAAGGAAATAATTTGACGTGTCTCCCAGAGGACTTTTTCGATCGTCTTCCAAATTTGAAATGGCTCGATTTGAGACGAAATTACATTGTAGGTCTTCCCAGTACATACATTGGTCGACATTGTTGCTTGAAAACGCTTCTCTTGGAAGGAAATGAGCTGAAGTCACTGCCTTTAGAACTTG GTCTTGTTGAGACTCTGACTGGTCTGAATATTGCGAGTAACCCGCTTGAGTTCCCATCATCAGAAATCATTGAACGAGGTGTCGATCACATTCTGAGATATCTTCGAGAAATGCTGCTCACGAAATCCGAGGGAAGAACTCCCTTATCAG TTCCAGAAATGAACAGAATTGCTGAGCTGTCAATCCAAGATGGAGACACTTCATCCGACGAAAGCGTGGAAGACTACCGGTTGAACCGCAATGTGCAAGACTATGGCTACGAACGACAAGAGTTCCGGAGTAACCAGTTGAACGATCGCGCTTCAGCTCGGAGCGACCAGGCACTGGATTCTGTGGGATCGCTCCCAGGACATTCTGCTGCCTTACATAAGCCTGTGAGCTATTATCAGATTCGACAACAGCATATGGAAAAAGTGACGAAGGCCGGTGGATCGGGAAAGTTGAACAAATCCAAGTCTCATAG TGGGGGTTCGAGACGATCCTCCATCAAGTCCAAGAAGTCGGCCCAGTCCTTGAGTCGGTATCCTACTCTTCCCCCAATGGAGGTTATCGAACACAAAGCTCAGGAGGAGAAGAGGTTGAAGAAGATACAGAGTCTCAAAGAAAAACAGGATGCCGTACTACAGAAGCGAAA AGATACTGAAATGCTGAAGAACTTTCAGACAGAGACGCGACAGATGCAACGAAAGAAATACACGCAGCGATTGCGGAGAGGAGAAGACTATGAAGAACCAGCCACCACTGCCCCATTTGGAATCGAATCGGGAGATTTGAAAATGAAGAACAACGAGGAACGCATTAAAGAAGACGTCAAGTCTGCCCATGAGAAAATGCGACGGGTGATGTCACCGGCGAGTAGATTGAGGCTGGAGGAAGCACG TTCTCAACGAGATCGAGAACTGGAGCGTAAGATCAAGACACACGCACAGGATATGACCGAGAGGAGGAAGCATCCCAAGGGTAATCCCAAAGAAGAGATGGCTGCAGCTAAAAGAGAGATGGAGATC